A region from the Conexibacter woesei Iso977N genome encodes:
- a CDS encoding ABC transporter substrate-binding protein, which yields MKSMKAVAAIVAAAGLTTGLAACGGSSSDNAANDTNKTVSITVWHGQNQSAAKVFNQLVGRFNATHPRIHVNSEVGAPSDALLQKVTTALAGGKYPDMAYIFGSNAANLARSPRVLDLTDVVKQPGWNWSDFYQAARETVTIDGKVRAVPSDIDALAVVYNKRLFKDAGVPLPRAPWTWDDFVATAKKLTNSSKGTFGTGWPATGDEDTVWRIWPMVWSAGGDVLSSDGRSVGYQGASGLKALTTAQQLQQDRSVYLDKTTGSEQMYRVFNNNRMAMVPTGPWELPDINSAKVDYGVVPMPTYGGQQVTISGPDTWMLFNNGKAKSAAVETFAQWLTQPEQDAVWDIDAGSLPLRHSSAEQQVWKDHAAKVVGVQDFVDQLDTARVRPTVEAYPKLSEAFGQAITGVLLGQKQPQDALNDAVAGGNRALSGS from the coding sequence ATGAAGAGCATGAAGGCGGTGGCCGCGATCGTGGCCGCCGCGGGCCTGACCACCGGCCTCGCCGCCTGCGGCGGCAGCAGCAGCGACAACGCCGCCAACGACACCAACAAGACCGTCAGCATCACCGTCTGGCACGGGCAGAACCAGTCCGCCGCCAAGGTGTTCAACCAGCTCGTCGGCAGGTTCAACGCGACCCACCCGAGGATCCATGTCAACTCCGAGGTCGGCGCGCCGTCCGACGCGCTGCTCCAGAAGGTCACGACCGCGCTGGCCGGCGGCAAGTACCCCGACATGGCCTACATCTTCGGGTCCAACGCCGCGAACCTCGCGCGCAGCCCGAGGGTGCTCGACCTCACCGACGTCGTCAAGCAGCCCGGCTGGAACTGGAGCGACTTCTACCAGGCCGCCCGCGAGACGGTGACGATCGACGGCAAGGTCCGCGCGGTCCCGTCCGACATCGACGCGCTCGCCGTCGTCTACAACAAGAGGCTCTTCAAGGACGCGGGCGTCCCGCTGCCCAGGGCGCCGTGGACGTGGGACGACTTCGTCGCCACCGCCAAGAAGCTGACCAACTCCTCGAAGGGGACCTTCGGGACCGGCTGGCCCGCAACCGGCGACGAGGACACCGTCTGGCGCATCTGGCCGATGGTCTGGAGCGCCGGCGGCGACGTGCTCTCCAGCGACGGCAGGTCCGTCGGCTACCAGGGCGCGTCCGGCCTCAAGGCGCTGACGACCGCCCAGCAGCTCCAGCAGGACAGGTCGGTCTACCTCGACAAGACGACCGGCTCCGAGCAGATGTACCGCGTGTTCAACAACAACCGCATGGCCATGGTCCCGACCGGCCCGTGGGAGCTGCCCGACATCAACAGCGCCAAGGTCGACTACGGTGTCGTCCCGATGCCGACCTACGGCGGCCAGCAGGTGACGATCTCCGGCCCCGACACGTGGATGTTGTTCAACAACGGCAAGGCCAAGAGCGCCGCCGTCGAGACGTTCGCGCAGTGGCTGACCCAGCCCGAGCAGGACGCGGTCTGGGACATCGACGCCGGCTCGCTGCCGCTGCGCCACAGCTCCGCCGAGCAGCAGGTCTGGAAGGACCACGCCGCCAAGGTCGTCGGCGTGCAGGACTTCGTCGACCAGCTCGACACCGCCCGCGTGCGCCCGACGGTCGAGGCCTATCCGAAGCTCAGCGAGGCCTTCGGCCAGGCGATCACCGGCGTGCTGCTGGGCCAGAAGCAGCCGCAGGACGCGCTGAACGACGCGGTGGCCGGCGGCAACAGGGCGCTCTCGGGCTCCTGA
- a CDS encoding carbohydrate ABC transporter permease — translation MGTVFAQAPRRAPERSGAGAQRPAPRRSLAQRVFGATPTAWLYVMPAVIIIIGLAIVPLVWSALLSAQDKDPIAETTKYVGLQNYKDLFDDPAFTGAVDHTLLYTALFVPLSIGGGLLLALALNRRIKFIGVYRTLAFVPVVVSATIQGVLFSFIFDDQFGVANALLDKLGLAPQPFFADGTQALLLLVLASLWAGTSCISFCAVVFLAALQDVPKELSEAAAIDGARRWGIFRHVTLPALAPVLVFLLLWQTVEAIQLFDIVYGSTSGGPGQSTVVVVYYIYRSIRDVAYGTGAAAAFVVAGGLMLVTLLAWGAAHVRTRRIARATA, via the coding sequence GTGGGCACGGTCTTCGCCCAGGCGCCGCGTCGCGCCCCCGAGCGCTCCGGCGCCGGGGCGCAGCGGCCGGCGCCGCGTCGATCGCTCGCCCAGCGGGTGTTCGGCGCGACGCCGACCGCGTGGCTCTACGTCATGCCCGCGGTGATCATCATCATCGGGTTGGCGATCGTGCCGCTGGTGTGGTCGGCGTTGCTGAGCGCGCAGGACAAGGACCCGATCGCCGAGACCACCAAGTACGTCGGGCTCCAGAACTACAAGGACCTCTTCGACGACCCCGCCTTCACCGGCGCGGTCGACCACACGCTGCTCTACACGGCGCTGTTCGTCCCGCTCAGCATCGGCGGCGGGCTGCTGCTGGCACTCGCGCTCAACCGCCGGATCAAGTTCATCGGGGTCTACCGGACGCTCGCGTTCGTCCCGGTCGTCGTCAGCGCCACGATCCAGGGCGTCCTGTTCTCCTTCATCTTCGACGACCAGTTCGGCGTCGCCAACGCGCTGCTCGACAAGCTCGGCCTCGCGCCGCAGCCGTTCTTCGCCGACGGCACGCAGGCCTTGCTGCTGCTGGTCCTCGCCAGCCTCTGGGCCGGGACCTCGTGCATCTCGTTCTGCGCGGTCGTCTTCCTCGCCGCGCTCCAGGACGTCCCGAAGGAGCTGAGCGAGGCCGCCGCGATCGACGGCGCGCGGCGCTGGGGGATCTTCCGCCACGTGACGCTCCCGGCGCTGGCGCCCGTCCTCGTGTTCCTGCTGCTGTGGCAGACCGTCGAGGCGATCCAGCTCTTCGACATCGTCTACGGCTCGACCTCCGGTGGCCCCGGCCAGTCGACGGTCGTGGTCGTGTACTACATCTACCGCTCGATCCGCGACGTCGCCTACGGGACCGGCGCGGCCGCGGCGTTCGTGGTCGCCGGCGGGCTGATGCTCGTCACGCTGCTCGCCTGGGGCGCCGCGCACGTGCGGACCCGCCGGATCGCGAGGGCGACCGCGTGA
- a CDS encoding DeoR/GlpR family DNA-binding transcription regulator — MNRAERLGAILQALSERGNVDVEDLTRDLDVSPATVRRDLQALHEQRLLERTHGGAVAIGGLYELPMRYRSSRQREEKLRIAQAAMAHVRDGMSIALTGGTTTTEIGRALVAYEELTVVTNAINIAAELAVRSNIRLVVTGGVARSASFELVGPLAESVLQQLHVDLAFVGVDGIGARTGLSTHREVEAHTNRIMAERAQRVIAVADGTKVGATALARICGADAIHGLITTADADADERQALAALGVDVELV, encoded by the coding sequence ATGAACCGCGCCGAGCGACTGGGAGCCATCCTGCAGGCGCTCTCGGAACGCGGGAACGTGGACGTCGAGGACCTCACGCGCGACCTCGACGTCTCCCCCGCCACCGTGCGCCGGGACCTGCAGGCGCTGCACGAGCAGCGCCTGCTGGAGCGCACCCACGGCGGCGCGGTCGCGATCGGCGGGTTGTACGAGCTGCCGATGCGCTACCGCTCCTCACGCCAGCGCGAGGAGAAGCTGCGGATCGCGCAGGCCGCGATGGCCCACGTCCGGGACGGCATGTCGATCGCGCTGACCGGCGGGACCACCACGACCGAGATCGGCCGCGCGCTCGTCGCCTATGAGGAGCTGACGGTCGTGACCAACGCCATCAACATCGCCGCCGAGCTGGCCGTGCGCTCCAACATCCGCCTCGTCGTCACCGGCGGCGTGGCGCGCAGCGCGTCGTTCGAGCTGGTCGGCCCGCTGGCCGAGTCGGTCCTGCAACAGCTTCATGTCGACCTCGCGTTCGTCGGCGTCGACGGCATCGGCGCCAGGACCGGCCTGTCGACGCACCGCGAGGTCGAGGCGCACACGAACCGCATCATGGCCGAGCGCGCGCAGCGCGTGATCGCCGTCGCCGACGGCACGAAGGTCGGCGCGACCGCCCTGGCGCGCATCTGCGGCGCCGACGCGATCCACGGCCTGATCACGACCGCCGACGCGGACGCCGACGAGCGTCAGGCGCTCGCGGCGCTCGGGGTCGACGTCGAGTTGGTGTAG
- a CDS encoding SIS domain-containing protein encodes MSITGDEIATQPALWPRAAALAADHTSDLPRPGERVLAIGCGTSWFVAQAYATLRERAGLGPTDAFAASELPHGSGRRYDAVVAISRSGTTSEVAHALTGHDLADRSTALVAVDDTPVAHAADATIVLDFADEESVVQTRFATSALTLLREHVAPGAAATAAHDGAQALADPLPIADLAAYDQWTFLGRGWTVGLAAEAALKMREAAQAWTESYPLFEYRHGPIAIAAPGRVVWSLDPLDQPLQEELARTGATVIAHDRDPLATLVQIQRTAVALAQHHQLDPDRPRNLTRSVILPDHDLEPLH; translated from the coding sequence ATGAGCATCACGGGAGACGAGATCGCCACGCAGCCCGCGCTGTGGCCGCGTGCCGCGGCCCTGGCGGCGGACCACACGAGCGACCTCCCGCGCCCCGGCGAGCGGGTGCTCGCGATCGGCTGCGGCACCTCCTGGTTCGTCGCCCAGGCCTACGCGACGCTGCGCGAACGCGCCGGGCTCGGCCCGACCGACGCCTTCGCCGCCTCCGAGCTGCCCCACGGCTCCGGCCGCCGCTACGACGCGGTCGTCGCGATCTCGCGCTCCGGCACGACCTCCGAGGTCGCCCACGCGCTCACCGGTCACGACCTCGCCGACCGCTCGACCGCGCTCGTCGCGGTCGACGACACGCCCGTCGCGCACGCCGCCGACGCCACGATCGTCCTCGACTTCGCCGACGAGGAGTCGGTCGTCCAGACCCGCTTCGCGACCTCGGCGCTGACGCTCCTGCGAGAGCACGTCGCACCCGGAGCGGCGGCCACCGCAGCCCACGACGGCGCCCAGGCCCTCGCCGACCCGCTCCCGATCGCCGACCTCGCCGCCTACGACCAGTGGACCTTCCTCGGCCGCGGCTGGACCGTCGGCCTCGCCGCCGAGGCCGCCCTGAAGATGCGCGAGGCCGCCCAGGCGTGGACCGAGAGCTACCCGCTGTTCGAGTACCGCCACGGCCCGATCGCGATCGCCGCGCCCGGCCGCGTCGTCTGGTCGCTCGACCCGCTCGACCAACCCCTACAGGAAGAGCTCGCGCGCACCGGCGCGACCGTGATCGCCCACGATCGCGACCCGCTCGCCACGCTCGTCCAGATCCAGCGCACGGCGGTCGCGCTGGCCCAACACCACCAACTCGACCCCGACCGCCCGCGCAACCTGACGCGGTCGGTCATCCTGCCCGACCACGACCTCGAGCCCCTGCACTAG
- a CDS encoding ABC transporter ATP-binding protein, producing the protein MTQGININNVWKTYDNGVDAVRDVSLDVGEGEFVVLVGPSGCGKSTLLRMIAGLEEVTAGSIHIAGRDVTDVAPPDRDIAMVFQNYALYPHMSVRENLGFGLKQRRTARAEIARRVEEVGAMLGLGELMHRRPAQLSGGQRQRVAIGRALVREPAAFLLDEPLSNLDAKLRTSMRSELARLHDRLRTTTVYVTHDQVEAMTLGDRVVVLRDGVVQQSDHPQVLYERPANLFVAAFIGSPAMNLVEAEVRDGGRVVAFAEHELALPAGSSLSGLSGKVILGIRPSALELDGPRAEAGWPALPVALDLVEHLGDEMHASFKVQAPRVTADAVRAAADAEGDDADALLLADDDCARFTAVLGGRRLVRAGDAVTLRVDHTQLHAFDCATGESLTAGTAGAGGAAPGESYTNSTSTPSAASA; encoded by the coding sequence ATGACCCAGGGCATCAACATCAACAACGTCTGGAAGACGTACGACAACGGCGTCGATGCCGTGCGTGACGTCTCGCTGGACGTCGGCGAGGGCGAGTTCGTCGTCCTCGTCGGGCCGTCGGGCTGCGGCAAGTCGACGCTGCTGCGGATGATCGCGGGGCTGGAGGAGGTGACCGCGGGGTCGATCCACATCGCCGGCCGCGACGTCACCGACGTCGCGCCGCCAGACCGCGACATCGCGATGGTCTTCCAGAACTACGCGTTGTACCCGCACATGAGCGTGCGCGAGAACCTGGGCTTCGGGCTGAAGCAACGCAGGACCGCGAGGGCCGAGATCGCTCGGCGCGTCGAGGAGGTCGGCGCGATGCTCGGCCTCGGGGAGCTGATGCACCGGCGCCCGGCGCAGCTGTCCGGCGGCCAGCGCCAGCGCGTGGCGATCGGCCGCGCGCTCGTGCGCGAGCCCGCGGCGTTCCTGCTCGACGAGCCGCTGTCGAACCTCGACGCCAAGCTGCGGACGTCGATGCGCAGCGAGCTGGCGCGGCTGCACGACCGCCTGAGGACCACGACGGTCTACGTGACCCACGACCAGGTCGAGGCGATGACGCTGGGCGACCGAGTTGTCGTCCTACGCGACGGCGTCGTGCAGCAGAGCGACCACCCGCAAGTGCTGTATGAACGCCCGGCGAACCTGTTCGTAGCCGCGTTCATCGGGTCGCCCGCGATGAACCTCGTCGAGGCCGAGGTGCGCGACGGCGGCCGTGTCGTCGCGTTCGCCGAGCACGAGCTGGCGCTGCCGGCGGGGTCGTCGCTGAGCGGGCTGAGCGGCAAGGTGATCCTGGGGATCCGGCCGAGCGCGCTCGAGCTCGACGGCCCGCGGGCCGAGGCGGGCTGGCCGGCGCTGCCGGTCGCGCTCGATCTTGTCGAACATCTCGGCGACGAGATGCACGCGTCGTTCAAGGTCCAGGCGCCGCGGGTCACCGCGGACGCGGTCCGGGCGGCGGCCGACGCCGAGGGCGACGACGCCGACGCGCTGCTGCTGGCCGACGACGACTGCGCGCGCTTCACCGCCGTGCTTGGCGGGCGCCGGCTGGTCCGGGCGGGCGACGCGGTGACGCTGCGCGTCGACCACACGCAGCTGCACGCGTTCGACTGCGCGACGGGGGAGTCGCTGACCGCGGGCACGGCGGGCGCGGGCGGCGCCGCGCCGGGCGAGTCCTACACCAACTCGACGTCGACCCCGAGCGCCGCGAGCGCCTGA
- a CDS encoding 1-phosphofructokinase family hexose kinase, with the protein MIVCAAPNPSIDKLFIVSDVSVGEIHRPDRLITRAGGKGLNVARAAHTLGADVVAVALLAGHAGRWIADELIEQGVRVETVWGEGETRSSLSVAHAGGQMTEFYERGVNPGPVAWETFVAAVRATVRGGARWLSISGSMPPHIAAEDAALLVHAGHEADALVAVDQHDATLAAALAAGPDLVKVNQHEARDLTGHDDPATAAAALRDRAIAGGADAAHALAVVTLGAEGALMLTPDGRTIHGDLDVVAPYPTGSGDSFLAGLLSANDAGSDWPDALAVALGAATANAEAEGAGTFDAARARALAERARGRVTVNA; encoded by the coding sequence ATGATCGTCTGTGCCGCCCCGAACCCCTCCATCGACAAGCTGTTCATCGTCTCCGACGTCAGCGTCGGCGAGATCCACCGCCCGGACCGCCTCATCACCCGCGCCGGCGGCAAGGGCCTCAACGTCGCCCGCGCGGCCCACACGCTCGGCGCCGACGTCGTCGCCGTCGCGCTGCTCGCCGGCCACGCCGGCCGCTGGATCGCCGACGAGCTGATCGAGCAGGGCGTCAGGGTCGAGACCGTCTGGGGCGAGGGCGAGACCCGCTCCTCGCTCTCCGTCGCCCACGCCGGCGGGCAGATGACCGAGTTCTACGAGCGCGGCGTCAACCCCGGCCCGGTGGCCTGGGAGACGTTCGTCGCCGCGGTCCGCGCGACCGTCCGCGGCGGCGCGCGCTGGCTGTCGATCTCCGGCTCGATGCCGCCCCACATCGCGGCCGAGGACGCCGCGCTGCTCGTCCACGCCGGCCACGAGGCCGACGCGCTCGTCGCCGTCGACCAGCACGACGCCACCCTCGCCGCCGCGCTCGCCGCGGGCCCGGACCTCGTCAAGGTCAACCAGCACGAGGCGCGCGACCTCACCGGCCACGACGACCCCGCGACCGCCGCCGCGGCGCTGCGCGACCGCGCGATCGCGGGCGGCGCCGACGCCGCCCACGCGCTCGCGGTCGTCACGCTCGGCGCCGAGGGCGCGCTGATGCTCACGCCCGACGGCCGCACGATCCACGGCGACCTCGACGTCGTCGCGCCCTACCCGACCGGCTCCGGCGACTCGTTCCTCGCCGGCCTGCTCTCCGCCAACGACGCGGGCTCCGACTGGCCCGACGCGCTGGCCGTCGCGCTCGGCGCCGCCACCGCCAACGCCGAGGCCGAGGGCGCCGGGACCTTCGACGCCGCCCGCGCCCGCGCGCTGGCCGAGCGCGCACGAGGACGCGTGACCGTCAACGCATGA
- the ybeY gene encoding rRNA maturation RNase YbeY, with product MLDAELAAGRSDLPVESEIIRLVSLAVATAGVFDGHVAVSFVSEERIAELNEEWRSKEGPTDVLSFPIDEDEVDVVGPRELGDVVICPPRTVNIREAIVHGALHLVGMDHETDEGEMLAVQGEILSW from the coding sequence GTGCTCGACGCCGAGCTGGCGGCGGGCCGATCCGACCTGCCGGTCGAGTCTGAGATCATCCGGCTGGTGTCGCTCGCCGTCGCGACCGCCGGTGTGTTCGACGGCCACGTTGCCGTGTCGTTCGTCTCCGAGGAGCGGATCGCGGAGCTGAACGAGGAGTGGCGCTCCAAAGAGGGGCCGACCGACGTGTTGTCCTTCCCGATCGACGAGGATGAAGTTGATGTTGTTGGTCCGCGTGAGCTGGGCGACGTCGTGATCTGCCCGCCGCGCACCGTGAACATCCGCGAGGCGATCGTGCACGGCGCGCTACACCTTGTGGGGATGGATCACGAGACCGATGAGGGCGAGATGCTGGCCGTGCAGGGGGAGATCCTGTCGTGGTGA
- the era gene encoding GTPase Era, whose protein sequence is MSPETRAGLIALAGRPNVGKSTLVNAIVGQKVAIVSDKPQTTRRAIRGVATRDDAQLILTDLPGVQRPLDNLTERMQRRVERELSETDVALMVLNAEQGVGPGDRWIANLLRNAPCPVVIAVNKVDRLDRPHTILALEAAGELGIADEIFPISARKGTGVESLADYLFRVVPESPFLFGADELSDLSPFVHLAELIREQILRRTFEEVPHAVEVVVEEVDTEREDLTVVRARAWVETESQKGILVGAGGKMIRAIGTAARKELQRDLGTKVHLDLQVRVRRGWRGDDALLDRLGFDN, encoded by the coding sequence GTGAGCCCCGAGACCCGTGCTGGGCTGATCGCGCTGGCGGGGCGGCCGAACGTCGGCAAGTCCACGCTGGTCAACGCGATCGTCGGCCAGAAGGTCGCGATCGTGTCCGACAAGCCGCAGACGACGCGCCGCGCGATCCGCGGCGTGGCGACGCGCGATGACGCGCAGCTGATCCTGACCGACCTGCCGGGCGTGCAGAGGCCGCTGGACAACCTGACCGAGCGGATGCAGCGGCGCGTCGAGCGCGAGCTGAGCGAGACCGACGTCGCGTTGATGGTGTTGAACGCCGAGCAGGGCGTGGGTCCGGGCGACCGCTGGATCGCCAACCTGCTGAGGAACGCGCCGTGCCCGGTGGTCATCGCGGTCAACAAGGTCGACCGGCTGGACCGGCCGCACACGATCCTCGCGCTCGAGGCCGCGGGCGAGCTGGGGATCGCCGACGAGATCTTCCCGATCAGCGCGCGCAAGGGGACGGGGGTCGAGTCGCTGGCCGATTACCTCTTCCGCGTCGTGCCGGAGTCGCCGTTCCTGTTCGGCGCGGACGAGCTGAGCGACCTGTCGCCGTTCGTCCACCTCGCCGAGCTGATCCGCGAGCAGATCCTGCGCCGGACGTTCGAAGAGGTCCCGCACGCGGTCGAGGTCGTCGTGGAAGAGGTCGACACCGAGCGCGAGGACCTGACGGTCGTGCGCGCCAGGGCGTGGGTGGAGACCGAGTCCCAGAAGGGCATCCTCGTCGGCGCCGGCGGCAAGATGATCCGCGCCATCGGCACCGCCGCCCGCAAGGAGCTCCAACGCGACCTCGGCACCAAGGTCCACCTCGACCTCCAAGTCCGCGTCCGCCGCGGCTGGCGCGGCGACGACGCCCTCCTCGACCGCCTCGGCTTCGACAACTAA
- a CDS encoding carbohydrate ABC transporter permease: MIAALRRRLPFDPWHLVLAPATALLAAPLVWMLLASFMNNQQLNRFPPTIIPGSLHTDGYSYLFANAELPTWFLNSAIVSLVCVAANLVFCSMAGYAFARLAFRGSRLLLAIMLGTLLIPYQLTLIPTFIIMERLHLIDTLGAVIVPSLVLPFGVFLLRQFFLSLPREVEEAAWIDGCSRWKILWTIVLPLARPALSTVAVITFLVTWNDVSWPAIALSSETRDTLPLGIASFKSRTQTNESAIMAANVLATLPVLLAFLAAQKTFVRSLASSAVKG, translated from the coding sequence GTGATCGCCGCGCTGCGCCGCCGCCTGCCGTTCGACCCGTGGCACCTCGTGCTCGCGCCCGCGACCGCGCTGCTGGCCGCGCCGCTGGTGTGGATGCTGCTCGCGTCGTTCATGAACAACCAGCAGCTCAACCGGTTCCCGCCGACGATCATCCCGGGCTCGCTGCACACCGACGGCTACAGCTACCTGTTCGCCAACGCCGAGCTGCCGACGTGGTTCCTGAACTCGGCGATCGTCAGCCTCGTCTGCGTCGCGGCCAACCTGGTGTTCTGCTCGATGGCCGGCTATGCGTTCGCGCGGCTGGCCTTCCGCGGCTCGCGCCTGCTGCTGGCGATCATGTTGGGGACCTTGCTGATCCCCTACCAGCTGACGCTGATCCCGACGTTCATCATCATGGAGAGGCTGCACCTGATCGACACGCTCGGCGCGGTGATCGTCCCGTCGCTGGTGCTGCCGTTCGGCGTGTTCCTGCTGCGCCAGTTCTTCCTGTCCTTGCCCCGCGAGGTCGAGGAGGCGGCGTGGATCGACGGCTGCTCGCGCTGGAAGATCCTGTGGACGATCGTGCTGCCGCTGGCGCGCCCGGCGCTGTCGACGGTCGCGGTGATCACGTTCCTGGTGACCTGGAACGACGTGTCGTGGCCGGCGATCGCGCTGTCCTCGGAGACGCGCGACACGCTGCCGCTGGGGATCGCGAGCTTCAAGAGCCGGACGCAGACCAACGAGTCCGCGATCATGGCGGCCAACGTGCTCGCCACGCTGCCGGTGCTACTGGCCTTCCTGGCCGCGCAGAAGACGTTCGTCCGCTCGCTCGCCTCGTCGGCGGTGAAGGGCTAG
- a CDS encoding carbohydrate kinase family protein, producing the protein MLDVLVVGDLNPDLLLSGDVVPRFGQAEQDVTATVALGGSGGICAAALGRLGLRTALAAAVGDDDLGALVTQRLADRGVHLDQLQRAAQPTGLSVHLLRDDDRAILTHSGAIDDLDVASACRAIRAAKPRHVHVTSVFLIRALRERGADLLDAARDVAAVVSVDTNYDPAERFDAPAWLLDADVLLPNAAEARGLARSVDVEQAARELSARGATVVVKLGAQGALAVTSGETLRVAAPAPTVPIVDTVGAGDAFDAGFIRARLDGHDLPTQLAHATAAGTLSTRAGGDAGQPTLEDVLGVAR; encoded by the coding sequence ATGTTGGACGTCCTCGTCGTCGGCGACCTCAACCCGGACCTCCTGCTCTCCGGCGACGTCGTCCCGCGCTTCGGCCAGGCCGAGCAGGACGTCACGGCGACCGTCGCGCTCGGCGGCTCCGGCGGGATCTGCGCGGCGGCGCTGGGGCGACTCGGCCTGCGCACCGCGCTGGCCGCGGCGGTCGGCGACGACGACCTCGGCGCGCTCGTCACGCAGCGGCTGGCCGACCGAGGCGTACACCTCGACCAGCTCCAGCGCGCGGCGCAGCCGACCGGCCTCAGCGTCCACCTGCTCCGCGACGACGACCGCGCGATCCTCACGCACTCCGGCGCGATCGACGACCTCGACGTCGCCTCGGCGTGCCGTGCGATCCGCGCCGCCAAGCCACGCCACGTCCACGTCACGTCGGTCTTCCTGATCCGCGCGCTGCGCGAGCGCGGCGCCGACCTCCTCGACGCCGCGCGCGACGTCGCGGCCGTCGTCTCCGTGGACACCAACTACGACCCCGCCGAGCGCTTCGACGCGCCCGCCTGGCTGCTCGACGCCGACGTCCTGCTCCCCAACGCCGCCGAGGCCCGCGGCCTGGCGAGGAGCGTGGACGTCGAGCAGGCCGCGCGCGAGCTCTCCGCCCGCGGCGCGACGGTCGTCGTCAAGCTCGGCGCGCAGGGCGCCCTCGCGGTGACCAGCGGCGAGACGCTGCGGGTCGCAGCGCCCGCACCCACCGTCCCGATCGTCGACACCGTCGGCGCCGGCGACGCCTTCGACGCCGGCTTCATCCGCGCCCGCCTCGACGGCCACGACCTCCCAACCCAGCTCGCCCACGCCACCGCCGCCGGCACCCTGAGCACCCGAGCGGGCGGGGATGCCGGACAGCCGACCCTCGAAGACGTCCTCGGCGTGGCACGCTAG
- a CDS encoding endo alpha-1,4 polygalactosaminidase, with product MLLPPANAVFDYQLGGAYAPAAEVRIVDRDRAAPPVPGLYSVCYVNAFQTQPAELAHWRRAHPDLLLKKHGRPVVDEAWGERLLDTSSARRRRALAKVVGSWIDRCAQSGFQAVEPDNLDSYSRSKGVLTLSDNKAFASMLIRRAHDDGLAIAQKNTAELAPAGRALGFDFAIAEECQAYGECDTYMRTYGDEVFEVEYPDNGGIAGFRAACRARGGSISVLYRDRDVLTPGSKGYINESC from the coding sequence ATGCTGCTGCCGCCTGCCAACGCCGTGTTCGACTACCAGCTCGGGGGCGCCTACGCGCCTGCCGCCGAGGTCCGGATCGTGGACCGCGACCGCGCGGCGCCGCCGGTTCCCGGCCTGTACAGCGTCTGCTACGTCAACGCGTTCCAGACGCAGCCGGCGGAGCTCGCGCACTGGCGGCGCGCGCATCCGGACCTGCTGTTGAAGAAGCACGGGCGGCCGGTCGTCGACGAGGCCTGGGGCGAGCGGCTGCTCGACACGTCGTCGGCGCGCAGGCGCCGCGCGCTGGCGAAGGTCGTGGGCTCATGGATCGACCGGTGCGCGCAGTCCGGGTTCCAGGCGGTCGAGCCCGACAACCTGGACTCCTACAGCCGTTCGAAGGGCGTCCTGACGTTGAGCGACAACAAGGCGTTCGCCTCCATGTTGATCCGCCGCGCCCACGACGATGGCCTGGCGATCGCGCAGAAGAACACGGCCGAGCTGGCTCCGGCCGGTCGCGCGCTGGGGTTCGACTTCGCGATCGCCGAGGAGTGCCAGGCCTACGGCGAGTGCGACACGTACATGAGGACCTACGGCGACGAGGTCTTCGAGGTCGAGTACCCCGACAACGGCGGCATCGCCGGGTTCCGGGCCGCGTGCCGGGCGCGCGGCGGCTCGATCTCGGTGCTCTACCGCGACCGCGACGTCCTCACGCCCGGGAGCAAGGGCTACATCAACGAGAGTTGTTGA